A region of Argentina anserina chromosome 5, drPotAnse1.1, whole genome shotgun sequence DNA encodes the following proteins:
- the LOC126795556 gene encoding anthocyanidin 3-O-glucosyltransferase 7-like, whose translation MVSDQQRNAVDNMSHKRHAAVLAFPFGCHAKPVLNLVCKLAKAAPDTRFSFINTSKSNNSLFQNSKSENLENIIPYNVSYGVPTNHVLTGNPLEAVDLFLKAAPKNFKTCIEKAIEDATMQISCLITDGFLVFGSQMADDFGVPWIPIWIPLPCTLSAHIYTDTIRHLYINDGVNGQVKTLEAIPSLSTMRIEDLPDEVLPSESLFSETLRQIGKVLPQSAVVVMNFYQELNPTVLENDLKSKSVKLLNVGFLTLSLPLPPLPLSESDATGCLSWLDDQQASSVVYISFGTVGVPSRSELVALAEALEAIDAPFLWSLRGSFKDLLPNDFVERVNKNGRVVSWVPQTQVLRHSSIGVFVTHCGCNSVYESITNGVPMICRPLFGDHRMTGRMVEEVWGVGVKVEGGVITKNGIIKNFKLILEDDKGKEVREKARALKEIVKEAAGPSGSAIQDFNTLVDIISLL comes from the coding sequence ATGGTAAGTGATCAGCAAAGGAACGCAGTGGACAATATGTCGCATAAAAGACATGCTGCCGTTCTTGCATTTCCGTTTGGTTGCCATGCAAAGCCCGTGCTTAACTTGGTGTGCAAGCTTGCAAAAGCTGCCCCAGATACTCGCTTTTCTTTCATCAACACCTCAAAATCCAACAATTCCCTGTTCCAGAACTCGAAATCAGAGAATTTGGAAAATATAATACCATACAATGTATCATATGGTGTTCCAACAAATCACGTCTTAACTGGAAACCCATTAGAGGCAGTGGACCTTTTCCTCAAGGCGGCTCCTAAAAACTTCAAAACCTGCATTGAGAAGGCAATTGAAGACGCAACCATGCAGATCAGTTGTCTAATAACAGATGGATTCTTGGTCTTTGGTAGCCAGATGGCTGACGATTTCGGTGTTCCATGGATTCCAATTTGGATACCGTTACCTTGCACCTTGTCTGCTCATATTTACACTGACACTATTCgccatttatatataaatgacGGTGTTAATGGTCAAGTGAAAACCCTAGAAGCCATTCCAAGTTTGTCTACAATGCGCATTGAGGACTTACCAGATGAAGTACTTCCGAGTGAGTCTCTATTTTCGGAGACCCTAAGACAAATTGGGAAAGTCTTGCCACAGTCCGCAGTTGTTGTTATGAATTTCTATCAAGAACTAAACCCCACAGTCCTTGAAAATGATCTCAAATCCAAGTCTGTCAAATTGCTCAATGTAGGTTTTCTCACCCTTTCATTACCACTACCACCATTGCCACTATCAGAATCCGATGCCACAGGCTGCCTTTCATGGTTGGACGACCAACAAGCTTCGTCCGTGGTGTATATCAGTTTTGGAACTGTGGGAGTTCCATCTAGGAGTGAGCTTGTAGCTCTGGCTGAGGCACTGGAAGCAATTGATGCACCATTTCTTTGGTCTCTTAGAGGCAGTTTTAAGGACTTATTGCCAAATGATTTTGTTGAAAGGGTAAACAAGAATGGGAGAGTTGTGTCATGGGTACCTCAGACGCAAGTATTACGACATAGCTCAATAGGTGTGTTTGTGACTCATTGCGGGTGCAACTCTGTGTATGAAAGCATTACAAATGGGGTCCCAATGATCTGCAGGCCATTGTTCGGAGATCATAGAATGACTGGGCGGATGGTTGAGGAAGTATGGGGTGTTGGAGTAAAAGTGGAGGGCGGAGTAATCACAAAGAACGGAATTATCAAGAATTTCAAGCTGATTTTGGAAGATGATAAAGGGAAGGAGGTGAGGGAGAAGGCTAGAGCCCTCAAAGAGATTGTTAAAGAGGCTGCCGGGCCTTCTGGAAGCGCTATACAAGATTTCAATACTTTGGTGGATATAATTTCTTTGCTTTGA